A stretch of DNA from Rhizobium sp. EC-SD404:
CGCATGGCAGAATTCAAGCCCGTGGCGGGCGAGATCCTGACCGAGCGCGGCATGCGCCGGACCGGTCAGGAAGAGAACGAAGGTGGCCGCCATCACATCGTGGGTAAAGCCCGGCAGCGTGGCTTCCGTAGACAGCATGCAGCCGCCGACATGGTCCGCTCGCTCCAGGACGAGGACCTTGTGGCCCTTGCCCGAGAGCATGGCGGCGGCCGTAAGCGCATTGATGCCGCTGCCGATGATGATGTGATCGGCCACCATCGTCGTTCAGTGCTTCGCGACGAGCGCCAGGGCCCGTATCGGGCTGCCGGTGCCTTCAGCGATCTTCAGCGGTGCGGCGATCAGGACGGCGCCCTTCGGCGGGAGCTTGTCGAGATTGCAGAGGCTGGCGAGACCGTACTTGTTGGCCTTGTGCAGGAAGTTGTGCGCCGGAAATGGCGGCTCCATGCCGCCGGCACCGCCCGCATCCGTGCCGATGCACTGTGTGCCCCAGCCGATCGCGCCCTTTTCCAGGATATAGGCGATGCAGTCGGGTGTCGGTCCAGGAGAATGCGGGCCATTCTCGTCCATGTTCAGGAAGGTGTCTTCCGACCCGTTGCGCTTGTCCCAGTCGGTGCGCATCACAACCCATTCGCCCGGCTTGATCTCGCCGTGCTTGGCTTCCCATGCCTTCACGCCTTCGGCGGTCAGCAGGAAGTCGTTGTCGGCTTCGGTTTCAGCCGAGCAATCGATGACGTTGACGGGGGCGACGAAGTTCTGCGGCTTGATCGTGTCGGTATAGCCGTCGGTAAAGTCCTTGCCGGTGATCCAGTGATGCGGCGCATCGAAATGGGTTCCGGAATGCTCGCCGATCTTCAGCCAGTTCCAGGCCCAGAACGGGCCGTTCTGGTCGTATTCGGAGATCTTGTGGATTTCGATCTTCGGCGTGTCCTTCGCGAAGTCCGGCGGCAGCTTCAAGAGCGGGGTATCGGGTCCGAGCGGTGCGGAGAGGTCGACCACCTCAACCTTGCCACTCAGGAGAAGCCCGGCCAGTTCGCCCAATGTATCGGCAGCAGACATCTTCACTGTTCTCCTCTTTGTCAGCGACGGCAGTGACCATCGCCTCATTTTCCAAAGCGCGAAACAAATTTTGCAGGCGCTCCGGCGAGACTAGACGGAAGTAAATGCATCTGCAAATATCTTGATCGGGGATGGTGCCGACATGACTGATGCTGATGCCCTTATCATAGGGGCTGGACATAACGGGCTGGCCTGCGCGGCGCACCTCGCCGCAAAGGGTTGGAAGGTTGCCGTTTTCGAGACGGCAGATCGGCCCGGCGGAGCCGTGAAAACCGAAGAGCTGACCGCGCCCGGCTTCAAGCACGACATCGCGGCGATGAATCTCAGCCTTTTTGCCGGCTCGGCCTTTCACAGAGCCTATGGCAGCGAGCTTGCGGTGCATGGTCTCGAGTTCGCTCCCGTTTCGCGACCCTTCGCGTCCATTTTCCGCGACGGCAGTTGGCTCGGTGTTTCGACCGACATGGACGAGACGCTCGGCTGGATCCAGGCGCGATCCCTGAAAGATGCAGAGACATGGAAGACGCTCGTCGCGGGCTTTCCCAAGCGCGCCGACAGTCTGTTTTCCCTGCTTGGCAGTCCGATGAAGAAACGTGCAATTGCACGTAATTTTCTTGCTGCCTTCCGTCGGGAAGGTGTCGGCGGCGGTCGCGAGCTGCTTCGTTTTCTCCTGATGTCGCCCCGCGCCTGGCTCGACGAGACCTTCGAGAGCGCGGACATGCGCACGATGCTCGCCGCCTGGGGCATGCATCTCGACTTCGCGCCCGATGTCGCGGGCGGGGCGCTCTTTCCCTATCTCGAGGGCATGGCCAACCAGAGCTTCGGCATGGTGATCGGCAAGGGCGGCGCCGAAACCATGATCGCGGCGCTGATCCGGATGATCGAGACGCGCGGCGGATCGATCGAATGCAACGCCCGGGTCGACCGCATCGAGACGAGCGGCGGCAAGGCGACCGGCGTGGTGCTCGCGGACGGTCGGCGGTTTGCCGCCAAGCGTGCGGTAATCGGGTCGGTGGCGCCGAAGGCGCTCGCCCATCTGCTGCCCGAGGGCAGTGGCGACCGCAGCTTCGACGCCAGGATGACCGCGTTCCGCCATGCACCCGGCACGATGATGCTGCATCTCGCGCTCGACGGGCTGCCGGATTGGCCGGATGCCGAACTGCAGCGCTTTGCCTATGTGCACGTGGCGCCGGACATGGACATGATGGCGCGCGCCTATGCGGATGCGACCGCCGGACTTCTTCCGCGCGAGCCGGTGCTCGTCGTTGGCCAGCCGACAACCGTCGACCCGAGCCGCGCGCCGGAAGGCAAGCATGTGCTCTGGGTGCAGGTGCGCATGGTGCCGGCCATCATCGCAGGCGATGCGGCCGGCGAGATCGAGGCGCGCGACTGGGAAAGCGTGCGCGAGCTTTATGCCGAACGCGTGCTCGACATTCTGGAACGCTATGCGCCGGGCCTGCGCGGCAAGATCATCGGCCAAACGGCCGTGTCGCCGCTCGATCTCGAACGCGGCAACGCCAATCTCGTCGGCGGCGACCAGATCTGCGGCAGCCACCATCTGGCGCAGAATTTCATCTTTCGTCCGGCTCCGGGCTTTGCCGACTGGCACACGCCGGTCGGCAATCTGCACCTCGTCGGCGCCGCCACATGGCCGGGCGCGGGCGTCGGCGCCGGGTCCGGCTACATGCTCGCCTGCCAATTGGCAGGTCAATGAGTGACAAACAATGCCGCGCAAACAAGCGGCCGAACACAGGGGAACTTGAAACCATGATCGCCCATCCGAACAGACGAACATTGCTGAAGCTTGCCGGCGCCAGTGCCGCGCTCGCCGGCTTCAACCTGCCGCTCTCGGCCTTTGCACAGGACGCGAACGAGCTTGTCATCGCCTATAACGTCAACCTGCCCTCCTGGGACCCGACGGTCGGACCCTCGGCGGTCAACCCGACGATCCAGGGCTTCTACCAGTCCGTCTTCGACATGTTCATCCACCAGGATCCGGACTTGAGCTTCAAGCCCGGCCTGATCACCGAGTGGGGCTGGAACGACGACAATTCCAAGATCTTCATGGTCGTGCGCGAAGGCGTGAAATGGCACGACGGCAGCGACTTCAGCGCCGAGGACGTCGTCTGGTCGCTGGAACGCGCCGGCAAGGCGGAGACCGGCAACCCGATCCAGTTCACCTGGTCCAAGATCGGCAATTTCACGATCGACGGAAACCGCATCGAAGCCGACGTGCTGGAATTCGATCCGACCATCTTCAAGTGGATGTCGTTCCTGACGGGATACGTTCTGCCTAAGGCCTATTACGAAGAGGTCGGCGCGGATGGCTTCGAGGAAAAGCCGATCGGCACCGGTCCCTATATGGTCGAAAGCTACGAGCGGAACGCCTTCGTGCGCCTCAAGGCCAATCCCGATTACTGGAACGGCGCGCCGGCGTTTGAAGCCGTGACGATCAAGTTCGTGACCGATGCGGCGAGCCGCGTTGCGGAAATCGAATCCGGCAACTCCGACGTGACGCTCGAAATTCCCTACGAGGAATATGACCGCCTGACGGGCGGCGAGTTTGAAGGCGTGGCCGAGCCGATCTCCGACATCGCCATGATCTTCCTGAACGACGTCGAACCGATGCTCGACAAGAACGTGCGGCTTGCCGCGCACATGGCGATCGACAAGCAGCTTCTCATCGATCGGCTCCTGAGCGGCTATGGCGTACCGATCAGCACGCTGCAGACGCCCGAATACATCGCCTATGACGCCTCCATCGAAGTGGCCCATGACGAGGAAGGGGCCAAGGCGCTGCTCGCGGAATCCGGCTTCTCGCCCGAGAATCCGGTGCGCTTCAAGATCCAGACGACGCGCGGCTTCAAGCCCAAGGATTACGAGATGATCCAGGCGATCGTCGGGATGTGGCGTCGCGTCGGCATCGAGGCGGAGATCGAGGTGTACGAGATCGCGCAGCATTTCGAATTGCGCGCCGCCGATCAGCTCGCTCCTGCAGCCTTCTACAATTGGGGCAATGCGGTGGGCGATCCGACGACATCGACCGGCTTCGCCATGTTCGGCCCGAGCCCGCACTCGGTGTGGGACGGACAGGACCTGATGGACCGCATCATCCCGCTCTGGGGCGAGGCGGACGAAGAGGCCCGCATCCAGGGCTGGAAGGATGTCGACCGCTTCATCGCAGAGGAAGGCCTCGTCATTCCGCTTATCCAGTATGTCCAGCCGATCGTCTATCGCCCCGGCCTGACTGTGACGGCGCACGCTTCCGGCGCGCTTCTGCCGCATCTGATCGGGCAGGCGTGAGCGGTTCTCTGCCGACATTGAAGGCCGACGCGTCGGGCTGATCCATGCTGCTTCTTCGCGTCGTCCTTTCGCGCATCCTGACCACGCTGATCACACTGATCGGCGTGGCCATCATCGTTTTCGTCGTGGTGCGCGTCGTGCCCGGCAACCCCATCGCCATGATGCTGCCGCCGGGGGCGAGCGCTGCCGATATCGAGCGGCTGAGCGCACTCTACGGTCTCGACAAGTCGATCTTCGAACAGTTCGTGATCTGGTTCGGCAATGTGCTTCAAGGCGATTTCGGGACCTCGATCTCCACGCGCCAGCCGGTGCTCGACCTCGTTCTCGGCCGGCTTCCGGCAACGCTCGAACTCAGCCTGATGGCGCTGGTCATCGCCGTGATCCTCGGCATGGGCGCCGCGATCATCGGCACGCGCTACCGCGGCCGCCGCACGGAAACGGGCGTCGATCTCGCCAATGGCGTTGGCCTTTCTGTGCCGGATTTCCTTTGGGGCCTGCTGCTGATCATCCTGCTCGGTGTGCTGTGGCCGCTCTTTCCGATCTCCGGCCGCGTTTCGCCGCGCCTCGACCTGCCTTTCTCGACCCAATTCTACCTGATCGAGAGCATCCTCAGGCTGCGCTTCGATCTGACCGGCAATCTGCTGCGCCACATGTTCATGCCGGCGCTCGCGCTTGCGCTGCCGCTCGCGGCCATCATCGCGCAGCTGCTGAAACAATCGCTGAAGGAAACCGTCAATCTCGACTACGCGGTGCTTGCCCGCACGAAGGGCTATTCGGAAACGCGGGTGATCCTTTCGGAAGCGCTGCCCAATGCGCTGTTGCCGACGCTGACGCTGATCGGCGTGCAGTTCACCTTCCTCATCGGCGGCACGGTGATCATCGAGCGGCTGTTCTCCTATGAAGGACTCGGCAACATGGCGGTCGATGCGGTGATCAACCGAGACCTGCCGCTGATCCAGGGCATCGTCATCCTGTTCGCGCTCATCTTCACGACGATCAATCTTCTCGTCGACATGACCTATGCGTTCCTGAACCCGAGGCTCCGACATGCTTGACGGGCGCGGCGCGGTCAAAAGGCGGGCAGGCGCGCGGCTCTGGCTTTCAAGCGGGTGGCTGGCCATCGTTGCGCTCGCGGCAATTCTTGCGCCGGTCATCGCACCGCACGATCCGCTGATGCAGGATCTTCTCTACGGAAGGCTGCCGCCTTTCTGGATGGCGGGCGCGGAACCGGGCTACCTGCTCGGCACCGACAGTCTCGGCCGGGACGTGCTGTCCCGGCTGATCCACGGTGCGCGCATCGCGCTGATCGTCGCCCTCATCGCCGGTATCGGCACCTGCATCGTCGGCTCTGCTCTCGGGCTGATCGCAGGCTATTACCGCGGCTGGGCGGATCGGATCATCAGCCGGCTGGTCGATATCTGGATGGCCTTTCCGCCGCTTCTCTTCGCCATCCTGTTGATCGCCGTCATCGGCACCGGGCTCACCTCGGTCATCATCGCGATCGTCGTCATCGACTGGACGCGCTTTTGCCGGGTGGTGCGCGCCGAGACGCTGAACCAGTCGCAGATGGACTACGTGCACAGCGCCCGCATCGCCGGTTTCACGCGAATGAAGACGATGCTTTCGGAGATCCTGCCCAACGTGCTGCCGACCATCATCGCGCTGCTCAGCCTGGAGATGGGGATCGCGGTCATCGTCGAGGCGATCCTCTCTTTCGTCAATCTGTCGATCTCGACCGACCAGCCCACCTGGGGCGGCATGATCGCGGAGGGCCGGTTGAGCATTCACCAGGCGTGGTGGGTGCTGGTCTTTCCGCTGATTGCGCTTTTCCTCACCGTTCTCTCCTTCGCGCAGTTCGGCGAGGGACTGAAGGACCGCTTCGATCCGGTGCTGCGATGAGTGGCGGCTTTCTCATCATCCGCAATTTGTCCGCCGTTCTGCGCGATACGGGCGAGCGCGTGCTGCGGTCCGTCGACATCGATCTTCAGCCGGGTACGATCCGCGGGCTCGTCGGGGAGAGTGGCGCAGGCAAGAGCATGATCGGCAAGGCGGTGCTCAGCGTGCTGCCGAAAGCGCTCAAGGTCGTCGAAGGCGAAATCCTCATCGACGGGCAGGATCTGCTGAAGTTGAAGGACGCGGACAGGCGGCGGCTGATCGGCGCATCGACCGCGCTCATTCCTCAAGACCCGCTGACCGCGCTCAATCCCTCGCGCCGGATCGGGCCGCAGATCACCAATCGGCTCGTCGACATTCTCGGCTGGACGCGCCGCGCCGCCGAAGCGCGCGCGCTCGAAGTGTTGGAAGAAGTCCAGATCGTCGACCCGCGGCGCGTCATGCGGCAATATCCGCACGAGCTCTCAGGTGGCATGCGCCAGCGCATCCTGATCGCCTCTGCTTTCGCGGCGGAACCGAAGCTGATCATCGCCGACGAACCAACGACGGCGCTCGATGTGACGGTCCAGAAGCAGATCCTGAAGCTGATCTCCAACCTGCAGGCCCGACATGGCACGGCACTGCTTTTCGTGACGCATGATCTCGGCGTAGTGGCGAAGATCTGCGACAGCCTGAGCGTGCTCTACGGTGGCAAGGTCGTGGAAGATACCGACGTAGCGTCGTTCTTCGAAGGTCCGCGCCATGCCTATGGCCGCGCGCTTCTGGCAGCAACGCCGCGGCACACGGACCCGGACGCATCGCTCCTGCCCGTGCCTGACGACGTGATCGCGGCTGTCAGAGCGGAAATCGCGGATGCCGATCGCCAATGGGTGCGCCATGACTGATGCGCTCTACAGGATCAACGGGCTGACGGTCGAAGTGGCCGACCAGACGCGCAAACCGCTCTTCGGCGCAGCACCCGGCCTGCGCATTCTCGACGATCTCTCGTTTTCGATCGAGCACCGCAGCGTGCTCGGCATCGTCGGCGGATCGGGCTCGGGAAAGACCACGCTCGGACGCACGCTGGTGCGGCTCGTCGAGCCAACGGCGGGAACGCTGACCTTCGACGGGCAGGATGTGACCCATCTGTCGGACGACGCGATGCGACCGCTCAGGCAACGCATTCAGCTCATTTTCCAGGATCCGATGTCGGCGCTCAATCCGCGGCTGACCATCGGTCGCATCATCGCGGCGCCTCTGCGCGCCAAGACGAGCGATCCGCGCGTTGCAGAAGCGCTCGACCATGTGGGATTGCCGCGCGGTTTCGCCGGGCGCTATCCGCACGAACTTTCGGGTGGTCAGCGCCAGCGCGTCGGCATTGCCCGCGCGATTGCGATGCGTCCGGATTTCATCGTGGCTGACGAGATCGTTTCCGGCCTCGACGTCTCGTCGCAGGCACAGGTGCTTTCGCTGCTGGCAAACCTGGTGAAGGACCTCGGGCTGACGCTTGCCTTCATCAGCCACGATTTGTCGGTTATCCGGAGGCTCTGCGACCGGGTGATCGTGCTGCAGACCGGCAGGATCGTCGAGGATCAGCCGGTGGCACAGCTCTTTACGTCACCCACGCACGATTATACGCGCCAGCTTCTCGGCTCCATCCCAGAACCGGATCCGTCCGAACGCTGGTAGCTGTCGGCATCGCCTCGAGCAATTTCTGGTCGCCGTCACGCAAGAAGGGCACTGACCACGGCTGACGGTGACCTTCAACGCGATCTTCGATCTCGGCAGCGGAGTTGCAACCAGTATCGCCTCCTGATTGCAAACGATACGGCGGTGAAATCTCCGATCGATCGTGGCTCGACTCGGCCCCGCCGATACGTACAATTGTACGTATCGAGATCCATCCAAGCTGTGGGGCATGGTGGCCGGAGCTGAAAGTGCGCTATCGGTGCGCGCGGCACATGCCGTGCGCATTGCAGAAACGGTCGATGACGCGGTGCGGGCGGTGCGCAGCCATTTCGGCTTCGACCACGCCACATATCATCTCGGATACACGATCGATGCAGCGATCGACGCGCCCTTCGTCAAAAGCACCTATTCGGACGCTTGGATGGGGCGCTACATCCTGAAGCGCTACGTCAATGTCGATCCGGTCGTGCAGCACGGGTTTCGCCGGCAGTTGCCGTTCTTCTGGAGCGAGCTGCCGATGGCGCCTCAAGCGATGGAGCTGATGCAGGACGCCATTGCGCACGGGGTCGGCACGGAAGGCTACACGATCCCGATCATCGATCGGGTGCGCCGATGGGCGCTGCTGTCGCTGACGACGACGCAACTCGATACCGCTCCCTTCCGGCGAATGGTCGAGGCTGAACGTATCGCACTGGCGGAGCTCGCCTTCCTGATCCACGAAAAGGCGATCGGCGAACTGCACGGCACGGACCCCTTGCCCGCACTCGCTGCCCGTGAGCTCGAATGCCTGACCTGGAGCGCGGAGGGCCGGACGTACAAGGAGATCGCACGCCTCCTCGACATCTCGGAACACACCGCACGCGCCTATCTGCGTTCGGCGCGGTTGAAGCTTGGTTGCGGCAGCATCGCAGAAGCGGTCGCCAAGGCAATCCGCTTCAATCTGATCGAAGACCAGAACAGGTAAGACGATACGTACATCGGTACGGACCGCAGCTGGCGGCACGGTCTGTGCGGATTTTCCGACCCGCAATCGAATGCCAACCTCGTTTCAAATTGAAACAGGGGGCAGCGCATGTTTCGGGTACTTCAGGCACCATACCGATCTTCAGATGCAGACAATCTCGATCAGATGTACCGCCTGCGCAAACGGGTGTTCATCGATCAGCTCGACTGGTCGCTGCAGCACTGCCCCGCCGGATTGGAGCGCGATCGATACGATGCGATGGATCCGGTCTATATCGTTTGGACCGACGACCGGACCGGCACCCTGCTCGGCTCGACGCGCCTGATGCCGACGACGGGCCCGACGCTTCTCTACGACGTGTTCGGCGAGACGTTTCCCGATGCCGCGTGCCTGGCCTCGCCGGGCATCTGGGAGGCGACGAGGACATGCGTGGACTGCAAGGCGATCGCCGCCCTGCGGCCAGACATATCGGCCAGCGACGCCTTCGCCACGCTCTGCCTCGCCATCATCGAATGCGGTCGCGCGCACGGGATCCACACGATCGTTTCGAACTACGAGCCGCATATGAAGCGGGTCTACCGGCGGGCGGGGCTGAAGTTGGACGAGGTGGGCCGTGCCGACGGCTACGGCAGGTTGCCGGTCTGCTGTGGAATTTTCGACATCTCACCACCGGTGGAAGCCGCGGTGCGGGAGAAGCTCGGGCTGGCGGGGCCGCTCTTTGCCCCCATTTTTTCAGAGCGCGCAGCCGCTTAAGCCCGCACGCTCGCATCACTTCGGCAACAGCGGCGACGCATTCCACGCGAAGCGAACGGGTCGCAGTGACTGCCACGGGGCTTTGTGGCAGGACGCGTTCATGGGGATGAACTGGAAACGCGTGGAGAGAACCGCGAGGCGGCTGATCGGCAGTCTGCTTCTCGCCTATCTTCTGTTCTTCCAGGGTCTCGTCACGAGCTACGCTCAGGCGACGATGCTCGGTGGGCCCGACCCGGCCACCGTCATCTGTTCGGTGCACGACGCAGTCGTCGACGGCGAGCCACATCCGCTGCAGGATCTAGACCGAGACTGCTGTTCGACGCTTTGCCAAGCTGCATGCGCGACCGGCGCGGCACTTCCCGGCGCCGACGTGGTCGCCTTTGCGCTTCCAGTTCTGGCGGGGCAGACCCATGCCCTGATCGCAGCGCCGCGGGCGCCGCCCAGCCGCTACGGCCTCGTTTCAAAAGCCCGGGCACCTCCTTCACTCTCCGTGTGATCTTTCCAGGTCGCTGGCTGCTCTAGCAGCCGGCTGCTTCTTTCCTGCACATCCTCGGAGAATTCCATGAAACCGACCCTTCTCGGGCAGGCGGCACTGCGTGTCCGCCATTCGATCACCCGTACCAACCTTCTCATCACCTCCGGCGCAACGGCAGGCGCAATCGTGCTCGCGCTTGTCGGCGCCATCATCGCGCACCAGCCGGCTCTGCCACCCATGCAGGCCCGCAGCATCGTCGATGAGAGCACAATCGCACCCGATGCGATGACGATGATCCCCGCCCCCGCGGCCAGCCGCATCTGACGGGAGAGATCGATGACCGACACGACCCTCAGCGCGGCCACGCAGCCGTCGCGCTCTGCCGATCTCTATCGCGCAGTCTGGCGCTGGCACTTCTACGCA
This window harbors:
- a CDS encoding cyclase family protein yields the protein MSAADTLGELAGLLLSGKVEVVDLSAPLGPDTPLLKLPPDFAKDTPKIEIHKISEYDQNGPFWAWNWLKIGEHSGTHFDAPHHWITGKDFTDGYTDTIKPQNFVAPVNVIDCSAETEADNDFLLTAEGVKAWEAKHGEIKPGEWVVMRTDWDKRNGSEDTFLNMDENGPHSPGPTPDCIAYILEKGAIGWGTQCIGTDAGGAGGMEPPFPAHNFLHKANKYGLASLCNLDKLPPKGAVLIAAPLKIAEGTGSPIRALALVAKH
- a CDS encoding NAD(P)/FAD-dependent oxidoreductase — its product is MTDADALIIGAGHNGLACAAHLAAKGWKVAVFETADRPGGAVKTEELTAPGFKHDIAAMNLSLFAGSAFHRAYGSELAVHGLEFAPVSRPFASIFRDGSWLGVSTDMDETLGWIQARSLKDAETWKTLVAGFPKRADSLFSLLGSPMKKRAIARNFLAAFRREGVGGGRELLRFLLMSPRAWLDETFESADMRTMLAAWGMHLDFAPDVAGGALFPYLEGMANQSFGMVIGKGGAETMIAALIRMIETRGGSIECNARVDRIETSGGKATGVVLADGRRFAAKRAVIGSVAPKALAHLLPEGSGDRSFDARMTAFRHAPGTMMLHLALDGLPDWPDAELQRFAYVHVAPDMDMMARAYADATAGLLPREPVLVVGQPTTVDPSRAPEGKHVLWVQVRMVPAIIAGDAAGEIEARDWESVRELYAERVLDILERYAPGLRGKIIGQTAVSPLDLERGNANLVGGDQICGSHHLAQNFIFRPAPGFADWHTPVGNLHLVGAATWPGAGVGAGSGYMLACQLAGQ
- a CDS encoding ABC transporter substrate-binding protein, which encodes MIAHPNRRTLLKLAGASAALAGFNLPLSAFAQDANELVIAYNVNLPSWDPTVGPSAVNPTIQGFYQSVFDMFIHQDPDLSFKPGLITEWGWNDDNSKIFMVVREGVKWHDGSDFSAEDVVWSLERAGKAETGNPIQFTWSKIGNFTIDGNRIEADVLEFDPTIFKWMSFLTGYVLPKAYYEEVGADGFEEKPIGTGPYMVESYERNAFVRLKANPDYWNGAPAFEAVTIKFVTDAASRVAEIESGNSDVTLEIPYEEYDRLTGGEFEGVAEPISDIAMIFLNDVEPMLDKNVRLAAHMAIDKQLLIDRLLSGYGVPISTLQTPEYIAYDASIEVAHDEEGAKALLAESGFSPENPVRFKIQTTRGFKPKDYEMIQAIVGMWRRVGIEAEIEVYEIAQHFELRAADQLAPAAFYNWGNAVGDPTTSTGFAMFGPSPHSVWDGQDLMDRIIPLWGEADEEARIQGWKDVDRFIAEEGLVIPLIQYVQPIVYRPGLTVTAHASGALLPHLIGQA
- a CDS encoding ABC transporter permease, whose amino-acid sequence is MLLRVVLSRILTTLITLIGVAIIVFVVVRVVPGNPIAMMLPPGASAADIERLSALYGLDKSIFEQFVIWFGNVLQGDFGTSISTRQPVLDLVLGRLPATLELSLMALVIAVILGMGAAIIGTRYRGRRTETGVDLANGVGLSVPDFLWGLLLIILLGVLWPLFPISGRVSPRLDLPFSTQFYLIESILRLRFDLTGNLLRHMFMPALALALPLAAIIAQLLKQSLKETVNLDYAVLARTKGYSETRVILSEALPNALLPTLTLIGVQFTFLIGGTVIIERLFSYEGLGNMAVDAVINRDLPLIQGIVILFALIFTTINLLVDMTYAFLNPRLRHA
- a CDS encoding ABC transporter permease translates to MLDGRGAVKRRAGARLWLSSGWLAIVALAAILAPVIAPHDPLMQDLLYGRLPPFWMAGAEPGYLLGTDSLGRDVLSRLIHGARIALIVALIAGIGTCIVGSALGLIAGYYRGWADRIISRLVDIWMAFPPLLFAILLIAVIGTGLTSVIIAIVVIDWTRFCRVVRAETLNQSQMDYVHSARIAGFTRMKTMLSEILPNVLPTIIALLSLEMGIAVIVEAILSFVNLSISTDQPTWGGMIAEGRLSIHQAWWVLVFPLIALFLTVLSFAQFGEGLKDRFDPVLR
- a CDS encoding ABC transporter ATP-binding protein is translated as MSGGFLIIRNLSAVLRDTGERVLRSVDIDLQPGTIRGLVGESGAGKSMIGKAVLSVLPKALKVVEGEILIDGQDLLKLKDADRRRLIGASTALIPQDPLTALNPSRRIGPQITNRLVDILGWTRRAAEARALEVLEEVQIVDPRRVMRQYPHELSGGMRQRILIASAFAAEPKLIIADEPTTALDVTVQKQILKLISNLQARHGTALLFVTHDLGVVAKICDSLSVLYGGKVVEDTDVASFFEGPRHAYGRALLAATPRHTDPDASLLPVPDDVIAAVRAEIADADRQWVRHD
- a CDS encoding ATP-binding cassette domain-containing protein encodes the protein MTDALYRINGLTVEVADQTRKPLFGAAPGLRILDDLSFSIEHRSVLGIVGGSGSGKTTLGRTLVRLVEPTAGTLTFDGQDVTHLSDDAMRPLRQRIQLIFQDPMSALNPRLTIGRIIAAPLRAKTSDPRVAEALDHVGLPRGFAGRYPHELSGGQRQRVGIARAIAMRPDFIVADEIVSGLDVSSQAQVLSLLANLVKDLGLTLAFISHDLSVIRRLCDRVIVLQTGRIVEDQPVAQLFTSPTHDYTRQLLGSIPEPDPSERW
- a CDS encoding LuxR family transcriptional regulator, which translates into the protein MARLGPADTYNCTYRDPSKLWGMVAGAESALSVRAAHAVRIAETVDDAVRAVRSHFGFDHATYHLGYTIDAAIDAPFVKSTYSDAWMGRYILKRYVNVDPVVQHGFRRQLPFFWSELPMAPQAMELMQDAIAHGVGTEGYTIPIIDRVRRWALLSLTTTQLDTAPFRRMVEAERIALAELAFLIHEKAIGELHGTDPLPALAARELECLTWSAEGRTYKEIARLLDISEHTARAYLRSARLKLGCGSIAEAVAKAIRFNLIEDQNR
- a CDS encoding acyl-homoserine-lactone synthase, which translates into the protein MFRVLQAPYRSSDADNLDQMYRLRKRVFIDQLDWSLQHCPAGLERDRYDAMDPVYIVWTDDRTGTLLGSTRLMPTTGPTLLYDVFGETFPDAACLASPGIWEATRTCVDCKAIAALRPDISASDAFATLCLAIIECGRAHGIHTIVSNYEPHMKRVYRRAGLKLDEVGRADGYGRLPVCCGIFDISPPVEAAVREKLGLAGPLFAPIFSERAAA